From Amycolatopsis sp. YIM 10, the proteins below share one genomic window:
- a CDS encoding DUF4396 domain-containing protein produces MAASATLHCLTGCAIGEVLGMVIGTALRWGNLPTIALAIALAFVFGYALSMRGVLRAGVGFKQALKVALAADTVSITVMEIIDNGVMLVVPGAMDAGLASWLFWGALAFAFLIAFLVTMPVNKWLIGRGKGHAVAHAYHH; encoded by the coding sequence ATGGCCGCTTCGGCCACCCTGCACTGCCTCACCGGCTGCGCCATCGGCGAAGTGCTCGGCATGGTGATCGGCACCGCGCTCCGCTGGGGCAACCTGCCCACCATCGCGCTCGCCATCGCGCTGGCCTTCGTTTTCGGCTACGCGCTGAGCATGCGCGGGGTGCTGCGCGCCGGGGTCGGCTTCAAGCAGGCGCTGAAGGTCGCACTGGCCGCGGACACCGTGTCGATCACCGTGATGGAGATCATCGACAACGGCGTGATGCTGGTGGTCCCCGGAGCCATGGACGCCGGACTGGCCAGCTGGCTGTTCTGGGGCGCGCTCGCGTTCGCCTTCCTGATCGCCTTCCTGGTCACCATGCCGGTGAACAAGTGGCTGATCGGCCGCGGCAAGGGTCACGCCGTCGCGCACGCCTACCACCACTGA
- a CDS encoding metal-sensitive transcriptional regulator has product MHGYAEDKDNLLKRLRRIEGQVRGLHRMVEGDEYCIDILTQISAATKALQSVSLALMDEHLKHCVTEAIAEGGETAEAKVREASDAIARLVRS; this is encoded by the coding sequence ATGCACGGGTACGCCGAGGACAAGGACAACCTGCTCAAGCGGCTGCGTCGCATCGAGGGCCAGGTGCGTGGCCTGCATCGGATGGTCGAGGGCGACGAGTACTGCATCGACATCCTGACCCAGATCTCGGCGGCCACGAAGGCCCTGCAGTCGGTCTCGCTGGCCCTGATGGACGAGCACCTCAAGCACTGCGTGACCGAGGCCATCGCGGAGGGCGGCGAGACCGCCGAGGCGAAGGTCCGCGAGGCCAGCGACGCGATCGCCCGTCTCGTCCGCTCGTGA